A region of Paenibacillus sp. 37 DNA encodes the following proteins:
- a CDS encoding MerR family transcriptional regulator: MQLTVSKFAKLAGTTVRTLRHYRQLGILVPSQKNENDHHVYINEDFKRLHEIQLLQTLGLSLNEIKAGLDNPQYSFDEIIKVQEQSLKHRRKAIDCSLALIKRIKWLKEKDQFNELNSELLMLLMNSMRVEEDQKKLLQKYVSTDIIEKVFPEDISKQTYLDEQLFNLVLLVHRATLHDLKPDHPSIQQQLKDIITNTQLNHLILNDEEKNEELYKT; this comes from the coding sequence ATGCAATTAACAGTGAGTAAATTTGCAAAGCTGGCGGGCACAACAGTTCGTACGTTAAGACATTATCGACAACTTGGCATATTGGTTCCCTCACAAAAGAACGAAAATGATCATCATGTATATATAAATGAGGATTTTAAAAGGCTGCATGAAATTCAATTGTTGCAAACTCTAGGACTTTCATTAAACGAGATTAAAGCCGGTTTGGATAATCCGCAATATTCTTTTGATGAAATAATTAAAGTTCAAGAACAATCGCTTAAACATAGGAGAAAAGCTATTGATTGTTCTTTGGCATTAATTAAACGAATAAAATGGTTAAAGGAAAAAGATCAATTCAATGAATTAAACTCAGAATTACTCATGTTACTTATGAACTCGATGCGTGTTGAGGAGGACCAAAAGAAGCTACTTCAAAAGTATGTTTCTACGGATATTATTGAAAAGGTGTTCCCAGAGGATATCTCTAAGCAAACTTACTTGGATGAACAATTATTCAATTTGGTATTGCTTGTCCATCGAGCTACCCTACACGATCTTAAACCAGATCATCCTTCCATACAGCAACAGTTGAAGGATATCATTACAAATACCCAATTAAATCACCTGATTCTCAATGACGAAGAAAAGAATGAAGAACTTTATAAAACGTAA
- a CDS encoding DUF6809 family protein, with protein sequence MKSILEEIYYGNLRPEENIVPKGSEYRSINKEITGYIEKFQKKLSEGDFKQLEELLDMIDNINSTNSCEAFVTGFKIGTLVTNEVFQ encoded by the coding sequence ATGAAAAGCATATTAGAAGAAATCTATTATGGTAATCTGAGACCAGAAGAGAATATTGTTCCTAAAGGTTCGGAGTATCGATCTATTAATAAGGAGATTACAGGTTACATCGAAAAATTTCAGAAAAAGCTTTCGGAGGGTGACTTTAAACAGTTGGAGGAACTATTAGACATGATAGATAATATTAATTCCACTAATTCTTGTGAGGCATTTGTGACAGGATTTAAAATAGGGACATTAGTTACGAACGAAGTTTTTCAATGA
- a CDS encoding serine hydrolase domain-containing protein produces the protein MLNVLELTTKVEEFMERVNFSGVVLLLQGGKTLLNMKRGYANRSEELANQVDTRFGIASGCKIFTAVSICQLIEAGKLYADSKLDDVLDVEFSLWDEGITIQQLLTHTSGIPDYFDEEVMDDFSELWKDRPVYAMRRLSDFLPMFQHLPMKSAPGERFHYNNAGFIVLGLIVEQHSGLSFTDYVEEHIFKSCGMKDSGYFVTDQLPRNTALGYIDHEDGSWNTNMFSIPVKGGSDGGAYVTAPDMIRFWDALLGHQLLNAETTRQLLTPHAHQEDEEYYGQGIWIDRKGEEIFKFHVMGFDPGVSFMSSVYPDFDLQLVVLSNQESGPYPITVAIEEALA, from the coding sequence ATGTTGAATGTATTAGAGCTGACAACAAAAGTAGAAGAATTCATGGAACGCGTGAATTTTTCGGGTGTTGTATTACTCCTACAAGGCGGGAAAACCCTTTTGAATATGAAACGTGGTTATGCGAATCGCAGTGAAGAGCTTGCCAATCAGGTGGACACACGGTTCGGCATTGCATCAGGATGTAAGATCTTCACGGCAGTGAGTATATGCCAACTCATTGAAGCGGGTAAGTTGTATGCCGATTCCAAGCTGGACGATGTGTTGGATGTGGAGTTTTCATTATGGGACGAAGGAATTACCATTCAGCAGTTGTTAACACATACGTCAGGCATTCCGGATTATTTCGATGAAGAAGTGATGGATGACTTTTCAGAATTATGGAAAGACAGACCCGTCTACGCGATGCGGCGTTTAAGTGACTTTCTGCCCATGTTTCAGCATCTGCCGATGAAGTCTGCTCCGGGTGAACGTTTTCACTACAACAATGCGGGTTTCATTGTGCTGGGGCTTATTGTGGAACAACATTCAGGACTGTCGTTTACAGATTATGTGGAAGAGCACATTTTCAAAAGTTGTGGCATGAAGGACTCCGGTTATTTCGTAACAGATCAGCTCCCGCGCAACACAGCTTTAGGGTATATCGATCATGAAGATGGCTCCTGGAACACCAATATGTTCTCCATTCCTGTCAAAGGTGGATCAGATGGTGGGGCCTATGTTACCGCGCCGGATATGATTCGATTCTGGGATGCTTTACTGGGTCACCAATTGTTGAATGCTGAGACAACACGGCAGTTATTAACTCCACATGCTCATCAAGAAGATGAAGAGTATTATGGGCAGGGGATCTGGATTGACCGCAAGGGGGAGGAGATTTTTAAATTTCATGTCATGGGGTTTGATCCAGGGGTGTCGTTCATGTCTTCCGTGTATCCAGACTTTGATCTACAACTGGTTGTGCTCTCTAATCAAGAGTCTGGTCCGTATCCAATCACGGTTGCCATCGAAGAAGCATTGGCATAA
- a CDS encoding serine hydrolase domain-containing protein, producing the protein MNPSSLSAKLQLIIPQLDLRSCLVSVRGEIMYEHYRNQEAATDIAKINSCTKSVLSALICIAMYEGLLPEASAPISTFFPQLTSDPDPRKPAITLEQLLTMTAGFNWDEFGGQNSFPRMTRTDHWVDFTLEQRLSHVPGTHMEYNSGVSQILSAILMQNAGMNVAEFAERYLFDPLGIKDYEWESDPQGVHTGGFGLKMLPVDLLKFGQLFLQQGMWEGKSLISSDLVSRSTQPFITVSPPNYGSYAWHWWVDVYPNERSDAEDIATEDTQSNLHYYYARGFGGQYVYIVPELELVTVLTNDKRKKEKPPLDVFPRLIAPELWKML; encoded by the coding sequence ATGAATCCTTCATCACTGTCAGCCAAATTACAACTTATCATTCCGCAGCTGGATCTGCGAAGCTGCCTCGTCAGCGTACGCGGTGAGATTATGTACGAACACTACCGCAACCAAGAGGCTGCGACCGATATTGCAAAAATCAATTCATGTACCAAGAGTGTGCTGTCCGCACTCATCTGTATAGCGATGTATGAAGGCTTGTTGCCAGAGGCATCAGCCCCAATCTCCACCTTTTTCCCACAGTTGACATCCGATCCTGACCCGCGTAAGCCAGCAATCACTCTGGAACAACTGCTCACCATGACAGCCGGATTCAACTGGGATGAGTTCGGTGGGCAAAATTCATTCCCTCGAATGACCCGCACCGATCATTGGGTGGATTTTACGTTGGAACAACGGTTAAGTCATGTACCGGGTACACATATGGAGTACAACTCAGGAGTATCACAGATCCTATCCGCCATTCTGATGCAAAATGCAGGTATGAATGTAGCCGAGTTCGCAGAACGTTATCTCTTTGACCCGCTAGGAATTAAGGATTATGAATGGGAAAGCGACCCCCAAGGTGTACACACCGGCGGATTCGGCCTTAAGATGTTACCCGTAGATCTGCTAAAATTCGGTCAGCTATTTCTACAGCAAGGGATGTGGGAGGGTAAGTCTCTCATTTCAAGTGATCTCGTATCCCGTTCGACTCAGCCATTCATTACAGTCAGCCCACCTAATTACGGCAGTTATGCTTGGCATTGGTGGGTCGATGTCTATCCGAATGAAAGGTCTGACGCGGAAGATATTGCTACTGAAGACACGCAATCCAATCTCCATTACTATTACGCGCGAGGGTTTGGTGGTCAGTATGTATATATTGTCCCTGAGCTGGAACTTGTTACGGTGTTAACCAATGACAAACGAAAGAAAGAGAAACCTCCACTGGATGTTTTCCCTCGATTAATCGCTCCTGAGCTGTGGAAAATGTTATAA
- a CDS encoding glucoamylase family protein, with protein MKKAKIFSFILTFCLFANLSLTPMASAGDSSNLIGFRAELKAIAYKTYTFFEDYTDQNTGLTYDEVRLTEKGTEEAKRTSPTNIAMYMMSTVSAQQLGIISKKEAVHRLQTTINSLEKLEKWNGLFYNWYNTDDGTVKKDWGQFISQVDNGWLSAGLIVVGQAYEELHGATSELVENMNYTPLYDPEVGQFRGGYDVAKGALTDHHYGMFYTEPRVGSYIAIGKGDVPQEHWWKMYRTLPQEWDWQAQIPQGKSVKYDGVDVFEGSYVYKDKKFVPSWGGSMFEALMPGMVIKEKDLGTQALGLNNQRHVELQIEYAKEKGYAAWGFSPSATPTGYSEFAATPLGTSGYKDGATVTAHATFLALDYAPEAVRKNIKALKKFKMFGKYGFYDSVNVETGELAKAYLALDQGMIMVSIANYLQDGVIRDYFHSDVIGQTPEELLKKEVFSIQ; from the coding sequence ATGAAAAAAGCAAAAATATTCAGCTTCATTTTAACTTTTTGTCTGTTCGCTAACTTATCTTTAACTCCTATGGCCTCAGCAGGTGACTCAAGCAATTTAATTGGATTTCGAGCAGAATTGAAAGCGATTGCATATAAGACCTATACATTTTTTGAGGACTATACGGATCAGAACACTGGCTTGACTTACGATGAAGTTCGGCTCACTGAAAAAGGGACAGAAGAAGCTAAACGTACCTCGCCCACGAACATCGCCATGTATATGATGAGCACCGTTTCAGCGCAACAATTGGGTATCATTTCGAAGAAAGAAGCAGTACATCGCCTGCAAACGACTATCAATTCCCTAGAAAAGTTAGAAAAGTGGAACGGCTTATTTTATAACTGGTATAACACAGATGACGGTACAGTGAAGAAAGATTGGGGACAATTTATATCCCAAGTCGATAATGGCTGGTTATCCGCTGGTTTAATTGTTGTTGGGCAAGCCTATGAAGAACTTCATGGGGCAACAAGCGAGTTGGTCGAAAATATGAATTATACTCCGTTATATGATCCTGAAGTCGGCCAATTCCGCGGAGGCTATGATGTGGCTAAAGGCGCACTGACGGATCACCATTATGGAATGTTTTACACGGAACCACGTGTAGGCAGCTATATTGCCATTGGGAAAGGTGATGTTCCCCAAGAGCATTGGTGGAAGATGTATCGCACATTACCTCAAGAATGGGATTGGCAAGCTCAGATTCCTCAAGGCAAATCCGTTAAGTACGATGGAGTGGATGTGTTTGAAGGAAGTTATGTATACAAGGATAAAAAGTTCGTGCCAAGTTGGGGAGGCAGTATGTTTGAAGCTCTTATGCCCGGTATGGTTATAAAGGAAAAAGACCTGGGTACTCAAGCTTTGGGATTGAACAATCAGCGTCATGTTGAATTGCAGATCGAATATGCCAAAGAAAAAGGGTATGCAGCATGGGGCTTTTCACCTTCTGCAACTCCGACAGGTTACAGTGAGTTTGCAGCAACGCCGTTAGGGACCTCAGGTTATAAAGATGGAGCAACGGTTACAGCACACGCAACATTCCTTGCCCTGGATTATGCCCCTGAAGCTGTTCGAAAGAATATTAAAGCTTTAAAGAAATTCAAAATGTTTGGCAAGTATGGGTTCTATGACTCAGTCAATGTTGAAACGGGAGAACTCGCAAAAGCTTATCTGGCACTGGATCAAGGAATGATTATGGTGTCGATCGCTAACTATCTTCAAGACGGTGTTATACGCGATTATTTTCACAGTGATGTGATAGGGCAGACGCCAGAAGAATTGTTGAAAAAAGAAGTTTTTTCTATTCAATGA
- a CDS encoding ABC transporter permease, with translation MKDIERSEKVKESHTVVSVNPSLKKNSLGKRIWKNWELYLFMLPALLYFLVFHYGPMYGIQIAFKNFVPSKGITGSEWVGFDHFERFFNSYFFWDLLWNTFSISFYELAIGFPLPIILALAFNEVRNGPFKKSVQTVTYAPHFISVVVMAGMIITFLSPSSGMIVRFIEFIGLEPAQFLTDPAWFKTVYVFSGVWQSTGWGTIIYLAALSGVDPQLHEAAIMDGASRIKRVLHINLPTILPTITIMLILNMGNILGLGFEKILLLQNSLNMEASDVISTYVYRAGLVNAQYSFSTAVGLFNSVVNVILLVTVNQIAKRTSENSLW, from the coding sequence ATGAAAGACATAGAAAGGAGTGAGAAAGTGAAGGAGAGTCACACAGTAGTATCCGTAAATCCTTCATTGAAGAAGAACTCCCTTGGCAAGAGAATTTGGAAAAACTGGGAGCTTTATCTGTTCATGCTTCCCGCGTTGTTGTACTTCCTTGTTTTTCATTATGGCCCGATGTACGGCATTCAGATTGCTTTTAAGAATTTCGTACCTTCAAAAGGAATTACAGGCAGCGAGTGGGTTGGTTTTGACCATTTTGAACGGTTCTTCAATTCTTATTTTTTCTGGGATCTGCTCTGGAACACATTCAGTATCAGCTTCTATGAACTTGCCATCGGATTTCCGTTGCCTATCATATTGGCGCTGGCCTTCAATGAAGTCCGCAACGGCCCTTTCAAGAAATCGGTCCAGACGGTCACCTATGCACCCCATTTCATTTCTGTAGTTGTCATGGCAGGTATGATCATTACCTTTTTATCACCCTCAAGCGGAATGATTGTCCGGTTCATCGAATTCATTGGTCTTGAACCAGCACAGTTTCTGACTGATCCCGCATGGTTTAAGACGGTGTATGTATTTTCCGGCGTCTGGCAGAGCACCGGGTGGGGAACCATTATTTATCTCGCAGCCTTGTCAGGCGTAGATCCCCAGCTCCATGAAGCAGCCATTATGGATGGAGCAAGCCGAATTAAACGGGTGCTGCATATCAATCTGCCGACGATATTACCCACGATTACGATCATGCTGATCTTGAATATGGGTAATATACTGGGTCTTGGTTTCGAGAAGATTCTGCTGCTGCAGAATTCACTCAATATGGAAGCATCCGATGTAATTTCCACCTATGTATACCGCGCCGGTTTGGTGAACGCCCAGTATAGCTTCTCAACAGCTGTCGGATTGTTCAACTCGGTAGTCAACGTTATTTTGCTTGTTACGGTCAACCAGATCGCCAAACGCACCAGCGAGAACAGCCTCTGGTAG
- a CDS encoding CPBP family intramembrane glutamic endopeptidase translates to MMSETHTKEHYKILLIALLTQSAFLFIGFIFIVFFKWGGILPFIASLFIPNEISVLSAIIIGLIFSLFITTIVLITFIKTRTELPKTEGSDMIKKIMIQPSGIALTAIGGIFEEFFFRGVLIGLFIGYSLFLDWLVILISTFLFWIIHVPQYRGATGVLIVVFVNGLIFALLFYFTGSLIPPILAHVIYNISIGIILARKYKN, encoded by the coding sequence ATGATGTCTGAGACCCATACAAAGGAACATTACAAAATACTGCTGATCGCATTACTAACGCAATCAGCTTTTCTATTTATTGGATTTATTTTTATTGTTTTTTTTAAGTGGGGAGGAATATTACCATTTATAGCTTCCCTATTCATACCAAACGAGATTAGTGTATTATCCGCAATCATCATCGGTCTTATTTTTAGTTTATTTATTACTACGATTGTTCTAATTACATTTATCAAAACAAGAACAGAACTCCCTAAAACCGAAGGGTCAGATATGATTAAAAAAATAATGATTCAACCAAGTGGTATAGCTTTAACGGCGATAGGTGGTATATTTGAAGAATTCTTTTTTAGAGGGGTCCTGATCGGATTATTTATTGGATATTCTTTGTTCCTGGATTGGCTCGTCATTCTAATAAGCACTTTTCTATTTTGGATAATACATGTTCCTCAATATAGAGGAGCTACAGGTGTCCTTATCGTTGTGTTTGTGAATGGTTTGATTTTTGCACTGCTCTTTTATTTTACCGGGTCGTTAATTCCCCCAATCCTTGCGCATGTCATTTATAATATTTCTATTGGAATTATTCTGGCACGAAAATACAAGAACTGA
- a CDS encoding helix-turn-helix domain-containing protein, with amino-acid sequence MYIRIRDLREDKDLTQQQMAKMLKISQTTYSRYETGALDIPSFVLIKLSEFHNVSVDYILGQTNNPKRC; translated from the coding sequence ATGTATATAAGAATTCGTGATCTAAGAGAAGATAAAGATCTGACTCAACAACAAATGGCTAAGATGCTGAAAATTTCTCAAACAACATATTCTCGTTATGAAACTGGCGCTTTAGATATTCCAAGCTTTGTTCTTATCAAGCTGTCTGAATTCCATAATGTGAGTGTAGACTACATACTGGGACAAACTAACAATCCCAAACGATGTTAA
- a CDS encoding SIR2 family NAD-dependent protein deacylase: protein MTKDVEEFFQENLDMYPHFKKIRDRLWSDDGKSRVTVMVGAGFSLNAKKIEDSFNGMALWHDIKDELTKSLSHKGDLSNVDVLEIGQLYVKEYGRTSLDEALKNAIPDNNYEPDSLHFDLLKLPWSDIYTTNYDTLLERAKSHVHERNYQTIYDISDIPNSVQPRIIKLHGSFPANRPFIFTKSDYDNYPVKFSPFVNMVQQSIMETTFVLIGFSGDDPNFSNWTSWVSENLGEHMPKVYMLGYDQEHRGVELEKKGITLIDFTRLYSSSSNPFNDMYTDIFRFLMNESKKKKNEWPHRILDGSLNNFIYNRKNYPGWVVLPDSIRRSNALKLHNLSNHFFSNFNEDNISQEKINLINEFLWYFNIFSIPLDFNKHRILESIIGNFVSSNDSDINLNEIKLVLLREARLDFDQGKFNQYFDILKDSKLNSEQRHLLQYETILNLLALNKVSEVLIELNNWQVTDNDYEWNIKKAVVYSNIKQLQVAENLLELSLLKIKKLLTIDNENYRLLSLESVVLHNLERITNKRGYYSKRLREINSHSCNSNSELERTWLSVKDYNYDLGNKETFGFDPRTRKSSSKFGDFMSQEILDSYAALILQEELGLYYIRKRFEIAHKNISIILPNFSLTKGLYYANNKDIGDIFTRQFVYYLKSPQLKIIESILINSLIESSPLVPVEHAIEILSRVYFAFSSEKQILFDEMIFELIENKKIYSISEVELYSNLIQRLTFSKTYHLKKTFFEKLLVALDNNFVENSLNYFFDPFLIFLSINDLTPIKLEIKEEIKSNLLENANEESALIRLVFLYQTQNLTTEQEHQLALIINSLPSNRSFGFSNFVFQSTFEFIFDSINLKQREPLQIIQDFIINKEIPKFTNNGVISDGSAFDNYFKEFSSIINKTLEKNKEIPMEILAEWLSKFFYWWDSQKAILLGTENERNWLIRSPDYLILLVQYLSYTILKTIPLDYLDSKLKEKLSSLINEIYHCKIYCFVYLLPQAKRLHLDLNFTTSYADLIWKFPDDSIKHALRALPSYLELIIEGHIDEEPTTLLNQLFEILKYGSHTMKLAACDAILQTIKSKPLIFSKEDCVFLIEFSNNNIDFIIENDDLILSQDEFELHASISSLVTQLIIMKSEDVGTELDHWKEIIKNHRLPEIRINSDHFIKTS from the coding sequence ATGACCAAGGATGTTGAAGAATTCTTTCAAGAAAATCTTGATATGTATCCTCATTTCAAAAAAATAAGAGATAGATTGTGGTCAGATGATGGAAAAAGCAGAGTTACAGTAATGGTTGGTGCTGGGTTTAGCTTAAATGCTAAAAAGATTGAAGATTCTTTTAATGGCATGGCCCTCTGGCATGATATTAAAGATGAACTAACTAAAAGTTTGAGCCACAAAGGAGACCTTAGCAATGTAGATGTATTAGAGATAGGTCAGTTATATGTTAAAGAGTACGGTAGAACCAGTCTAGATGAAGCTCTTAAAAATGCTATACCAGATAACAATTACGAACCTGATAGCCTCCATTTTGATTTATTAAAACTACCTTGGAGCGATATTTATACAACTAATTACGATACTCTTTTAGAACGTGCTAAAAGCCATGTACATGAGAGAAATTATCAAACTATCTATGATATAAGTGACATTCCAAATTCAGTTCAACCTCGTATCATTAAGCTTCATGGTAGTTTCCCTGCAAATAGACCTTTTATTTTCACTAAATCGGATTATGATAATTATCCTGTAAAATTTAGTCCATTTGTAAATATGGTTCAGCAGTCAATTATGGAAACAACTTTTGTATTAATAGGTTTTTCAGGAGATGATCCTAACTTTAGTAACTGGACATCATGGGTGTCGGAGAATTTAGGCGAGCACATGCCTAAAGTATACATGCTTGGTTATGATCAAGAGCATCGTGGAGTTGAATTGGAGAAGAAGGGGATAACATTAATCGACTTTACAAGATTATACTCAAGCAGTTCAAATCCTTTTAATGATATGTATACAGATATATTCCGTTTCCTAATGAACGAATCAAAAAAGAAAAAAAATGAATGGCCACATCGTATATTAGATGGAAGTCTTAATAATTTTATTTACAATCGTAAAAATTATCCTGGCTGGGTAGTATTACCGGATAGCATACGAAGATCAAATGCCCTCAAGTTGCATAATCTCAGCAATCATTTTTTCAGTAACTTTAATGAAGACAATATTAGCCAAGAAAAAATAAATTTAATAAATGAATTTCTCTGGTATTTTAACATATTTTCAATACCTCTTGATTTTAATAAACATCGAATTCTCGAAAGTATCATAGGAAATTTTGTCTCATCTAACGATTCAGATATTAACCTAAATGAAATAAAACTTGTTCTCCTTAGAGAAGCTAGATTGGATTTTGATCAAGGTAAGTTCAATCAGTATTTTGATATCTTAAAAGACAGTAAACTGAATTCGGAGCAACGACACCTTCTTCAGTACGAAACCATTCTCAATTTGTTAGCACTAAATAAGGTCAGTGAAGTACTAATTGAATTAAACAATTGGCAGGTCACGGATAATGATTATGAATGGAATATCAAAAAAGCTGTAGTTTATTCTAATATAAAGCAATTGCAAGTTGCAGAAAATTTACTCGAACTCAGTTTATTAAAAATAAAAAAATTATTAACAATTGATAATGAAAATTATAGATTACTATCTCTTGAAAGTGTAGTGCTCCATAATTTAGAACGCATTACTAATAAACGTGGTTACTACTCAAAGAGATTACGTGAAATTAATTCTCATAGCTGCAATTCAAACAGTGAACTTGAAAGAACATGGTTATCTGTTAAAGATTATAATTATGATTTAGGTAACAAAGAGACTTTTGGATTTGATCCCAGAACTAGAAAGTCTAGTTCAAAATTTGGTGATTTTATGAGTCAAGAAATTTTAGACTCTTATGCGGCTTTAATTTTACAGGAAGAACTTGGACTCTACTATATACGTAAAAGATTTGAAATTGCACATAAAAACATTAGCATTATTCTTCCCAACTTCTCACTGACAAAGGGATTATATTATGCAAACAATAAAGATATTGGAGATATTTTCACTAGACAATTTGTTTATTACCTTAAATCTCCTCAGTTAAAAATAATCGAGTCTATACTAATTAATTCCCTTATAGAATCTTCTCCACTAGTTCCAGTTGAACATGCAATAGAGATTTTATCACGTGTATATTTTGCATTCTCTTCAGAAAAACAAATACTTTTTGATGAGATGATTTTCGAGCTAATTGAAAACAAAAAAATTTATAGTATATCTGAGGTTGAGCTTTATTCGAACTTAATTCAAAGATTAACTTTCTCGAAAACATACCATTTAAAGAAAACTTTCTTTGAAAAATTACTAGTGGCTCTTGATAATAATTTCGTTGAAAATAGCTTAAATTATTTCTTCGATCCTTTTCTTATATTTTTATCAATTAATGACTTAACACCAATTAAATTAGAAATAAAAGAGGAAATAAAATCTAATCTACTCGAAAATGCTAATGAAGAGAGCGCACTAATAAGGTTAGTTTTTCTTTATCAAACGCAAAACCTGACAACAGAACAAGAGCATCAACTAGCATTAATTATTAACTCATTGCCCTCTAATCGTTCTTTCGGTTTTAGTAATTTTGTATTTCAAAGTACTTTTGAATTTATTTTTGACTCCATTAATTTAAAACAAAGAGAACCACTTCAGATTATCCAAGATTTTATCATTAATAAAGAGATCCCGAAGTTTACAAATAATGGGGTGATAAGTGACGGTTCAGCATTTGATAATTATTTTAAAGAATTCTCATCAATTATAAATAAAACTTTAGAAAAAAATAAAGAGATCCCAATGGAAATACTCGCGGAATGGCTAAGTAAATTCTTTTATTGGTGGGACTCTCAAAAAGCAATTTTATTAGGAACAGAGAATGAAAGAAATTGGTTAATTCGTTCACCAGATTACTTAATATTATTAGTTCAATATCTCAGTTACACTATTCTGAAAACAATTCCTTTGGATTATTTAGATAGTAAGCTTAAAGAAAAATTAAGCTCCCTTATTAATGAGATATATCACTGTAAAATTTATTGTTTTGTCTACCTTCTTCCACAAGCAAAGAGGCTACATTTAGATTTGAATTTTACAACAAGTTATGCTGATTTAATTTGGAAATTTCCCGATGATTCAATTAAACATGCTCTACGTGCATTACCTAGCTATTTAGAGTTAATTATAGAAGGCCATATTGATGAAGAACCTACTACTCTCTTAAATCAATTATTTGAAATATTAAAATACGGATCACATACAATGAAACTAGCAGCTTGTGATGCTATCCTTCAAACTATAAAATCAAAACCATTGATTTTTTCTAAAGAAGATTGCGTGTTTTTGATTGAATTCTCCAACAATAACATTGATTTTATTATCGAGAACGATGATTTAATCTTGTCTCAAGATGAGTTCGAACTACATGCAAGTATTTCATCTTTAGTCACTCAATTGATTATTATGAAAAGTGAAGACGTTGGTACCGAACTGGATCATTGGAAAGAAATCATTAAAAATCATCGTTTACCGGAGATTAGAATAAACTCTGATCACTTTATTAAAACAAGTTGA
- a CDS encoding ankyrin repeat domain-containing protein, with product MFKIGNQGSFETLPDQARAIYEGDTGAVEQFIKQGMGLEEEITLSKYIALTPLDLALICNQLEVVKLLFEHGVNLNVKNNPAILKAVRYCGEEMVRYLYQHGAKLNGLNRVKSSAYDEAYYGNKKNITVLNELGLDIRKYGGKTLRKAVADHDMKTIQYLLDQGLDVNYNEPDMVYPYKATPLTVAARLNNMKMVRYLVDQGADVTIQEKDGERAYTIAVSQKNEEMAEYLKGHEPQEFHDMSNKLQALKSFKLPQQLIDFLTSGLRRIDLQDCESGIRYIEFFHLIDTVEMKMGRHKLLRISSDIDQYSHILIVWNPSKKMIGYADIEHQEHGTIATYEEFMLNPATAIEDILN from the coding sequence TTGTTCAAAATCGGAAATCAAGGATCGTTCGAAACGCTTCCTGATCAAGCTAGGGCAATATATGAGGGAGATACCGGTGCTGTAGAACAATTCATTAAGCAGGGCATGGGTCTCGAAGAAGAGATCACACTCAGCAAATACATAGCATTAACGCCGTTAGACCTTGCCTTAATCTGCAATCAACTGGAAGTGGTTAAGTTGTTGTTCGAGCATGGAGTTAATCTGAATGTCAAAAATAATCCGGCGATCCTGAAGGCAGTTAGATACTGTGGAGAAGAAATGGTGCGATACCTGTACCAACACGGTGCAAAGTTAAATGGCCTTAATCGGGTCAAATCCAGTGCATATGATGAAGCCTACTATGGTAACAAAAAGAATATAACCGTGCTGAATGAACTGGGGTTGGATATTCGTAAATATGGAGGCAAAACGTTGCGCAAAGCGGTAGCTGATCACGATATGAAGACAATTCAGTACTTGCTGGATCAAGGATTGGACGTCAATTACAATGAACCGGATATGGTATACCCGTATAAGGCGACACCTCTCACGGTAGCTGCAAGACTTAATAACATGAAGATGGTTCGATATCTGGTGGACCAGGGAGCAGATGTGACCATTCAGGAGAAGGATGGAGAGCGAGCGTACACAATTGCAGTGAGTCAGAAAAATGAAGAAATGGCTGAATATCTAAAGGGGCATGAACCTCAAGAATTTCATGATATGAGCAACAAATTGCAAGCATTAAAGTCATTTAAACTTCCGCAGCAACTTATTGATTTTCTAACTAGTGGACTCCGAAGAATAGACTTGCAAGATTGTGAATCAGGCATCCGATATATAGAATTCTTTCATCTGATCGATACGGTGGAGATGAAAATGGGCAGACATAAGTTACTGCGTATTTCTTCGGACATCGATCAATATTCACATATCCTGATAGTCTGGAATCCGAGCAAAAAAATGATTGGATATGCAGACATTGAACATCAAGAGCACGGAACGATAGCTACATATGAAGAGTTCATGTTAAATCCAGCTACAGCTATAGAGGATATCCTGAATTAG